The Gillisia sp. Hel_I_86 genome has a segment encoding these proteins:
- a CDS encoding undecaprenyl-diphosphate phosphatase gives MNEFDAVILGVIQGLTEFLPVSSSGHLELGKAILGDNSIPSESLLFTVVLHFATALSTIVVFRKDIIEIFKGLFQFKWNEETQFSLKIILSMIPAALVGILFEDEMEVLFGGDLLLVGFMLIITALLLWLADKAKNTEKPVSFRNAFVIGISQAIAILPGISRSGATISTSVLLGNDKAKAARFSFLMVVPLILGKIAKDVLSGDLSESSTESSILVIGFVTAFLAGVAACTWMIKLVKNSKLSYFAIYCLIVGIIAIGFGYAN, from the coding sequence TTGAACGAATTTGACGCCGTAATCCTTGGTGTTATTCAGGGACTTACCGAATTTTTACCTGTTTCCTCCAGCGGGCATTTAGAACTTGGAAAAGCCATTCTTGGAGACAACAGCATTCCTAGTGAATCTTTACTCTTTACAGTAGTATTGCATTTTGCAACCGCACTTAGTACCATTGTGGTTTTTAGAAAAGATATTATAGAAATCTTTAAAGGACTTTTTCAATTTAAATGGAATGAGGAGACCCAGTTTTCTTTAAAGATCATTCTTTCCATGATCCCGGCAGCATTAGTGGGAATCCTATTTGAAGATGAAATGGAAGTGCTTTTTGGAGGTGATTTATTATTGGTTGGTTTTATGCTAATTATAACCGCTTTATTATTATGGTTGGCAGATAAAGCCAAAAACACCGAAAAACCTGTAAGCTTTAGAAATGCATTTGTAATTGGGATCTCTCAGGCAATTGCAATATTACCGGGAATTTCGAGATCTGGCGCCACAATTTCTACTTCTGTTTTATTGGGTAACGACAAAGCAAAAGCAGCACGATTTTCATTTTTAATGGTAGTGCCATTGATCTTAGGAAAAATTGCCAAAGACGTTCTTAGCGGAGACCTTTCTGAAAGCTCTACAGAATCCTCTATTTTAGTAATTGGATTTGTGACTGCATTCTTAGCAGGAGTCGCTGCGTGTACTTGGATGATAAAATTGGTAAAGAATAGCAAACTCTCCTATTTTGCTATTTATTGCCTAATTGTTGGAATAATCGCCATTGGCTTTGGATATGCAAACTAA
- a CDS encoding DUF3098 domain-containing protein — translation MNKNKKPLHKQDLNFVFGKPNYTFMFIGLAVIALGFILMSGGGSDDPNIFNPDIYNFQRIRLAPALVLIGFAIEVYAILLNPNKK, via the coding sequence ATGAACAAAAACAAAAAACCACTTCATAAACAAGACCTGAATTTTGTCTTCGGGAAACCCAACTATACTTTTATGTTTATTGGCCTAGCCGTGATTGCTCTTGGTTTTATATTGATGTCTGGCGGAGGTAGCGACGATCCTAATATATTTAATCCCGACATCTATAATTTTCAGAGAATCCGATTGGCACCGGCGTTGGTCTTGATAGGTTTCGCAATAGAAGTCTACGCCATCTTATTGAATCCCAACAAAAAATAA